DNA sequence from the Prolixibacter sp. SD074 genome:
TTTCTTGTCATTCGTATTGCCAAACTGGTTGAAATCCATGATGGCCCGTATGAAGATGATGCCAAACTGTTCATACTTGAATTCGCCAACACCGGAAATCTGCCGCATGGCAAATTCGGTGGTTGGTTTAGTGGTTGCCATTTGCTTCAACGTGGCATCGGAAAAGATGATGTAGGGTGGGACATTCCGTTCTGTCGCCAGGTTTTTCCGAACACTTCGGAGGTGCTCGAACAGCGCATTGTCCAGTTCTTCCACCTTGCTTTGTGGCTGCTTCTTTTCCTGTTGCTGCTTCCAGCGATTTTCTGCTTCTTCGGGTGAAACCAGGTTGATTTTCTTTCCATCAAAAAGGACATCCCGGCTCAGCGACGTTAGTTTCAGTTTGTTTCCGTCGTTATAAGCTACTTCGAATAACCCTATGTTGAGCATCTGTAACAGGTACTCCTGCCAATCCCGGTAAGAAATATCACGACCAGCACCGTACGTTTTGATTTCGGACCAGCCATTATCAACCAGTTCCTTTCGGGCAGAACCTCGCAGAATGTCAATTAACAATCCCGAAGATATCTGTTCTTTTACTCTCGCAATGGCAGAAAGCGCTTTCTGTGCAATGACGGTGCCATCAAAAACTTCCGGCGGATTCTGGCAAACATCGCAATTTCCACAATCCTTATCGTAACCTTCGTTGAAATAGTTGAGCAAAACCCTTCGCCGGCAAGTCCGTGCATCGGCAAATTGCTGCATTCGTTCCAGCTTCCGGGTCAGCAAATCTTTCTGGTTACTTTCTTCAATAAACCGTTTCAGTGTTAGTACATCCCGGTAGGAGTAAAAAAGCAGGGTATCAGCCGGAAGTCCGTCACGGCCTGCCCGTCCGATTTCCTGGTAATAACTTTCAAGGTTTTTCGGCAGGTTGTAATGAATTACCCAGCGGACATTCGGCTTATCGATACCCATCCCAAATGCTACCGTGGCGCAAACAATCTGAACACGATCGTTGATGAAATCATCCTGAGCAGCCTGCCGTTCCGAACCTTTCATGCCGGCATGATAACTTACGGCGTCAAGCCCTTCGCTATTAAGATTGTTGGCCAGTTGCTCAGTTTGTTTTCGGCTCAGACAGTAAATGATGCCGGCCTGGTTTTTTCGTTTGCCAACAAACCGTTTGATGTTTTCATATTTTTCCCTTCCGGGAAGAACGGTGATGCTCAGGTTTTCGCGGTCGAACGAACTAATGAATGTCTGAGGCTTCCGCAAACCCAATTGCCGTATAATATCGTTCCGGGTGATACGGTCGGCTGTTGCTGTCAGTGCTATAATGGGAACCTTGAATTCGCGCGAAAGAAAGTTTAGCTGCGTGTATTCGGGCCTGAAATCGTGCCCCCACTGGGAAATACAATGCGCTTCGTCAACGGCAAACAGGCTGATATCGATGGTTTTGATTTGGCGGTAAAAATCCTGTGAAAGCAGTTTTTCAGGAGAAACATACAATAATTTGATTTTCGCTGAAATAACATCCCGGAAGATCTGAACCGATTCCGAAGCTGATATGGTCGAATTCAGGTAGGCTGCGCCGATTCCGTTGGCACGTAGCGCATCTACCTGGTCTTTCATCAGGGAGATGAGCGGCGAAATGACAATGGCTGTTCCTTTCTGTACTAAAGCCGGAAGCTGAAAACAAAGGGATTTTCCACCGCCGGTAGGCATAATGGCCAAACAATCGCTACCATCAAGTATTGCCTGGATAATCTCTTCCTGTAAAGGCCTGAAGGTTTCGTAACCGAAGTATTTCCTAAGGGTTTCGTGTATCATGGATATGAAAAATTTAAAAATTATCTGTTACGGGGAAATCAGGAAGAAACTTTTCGGCCAATGGTTTCTATTTCCAATTCTTCCAACGATTTGCCTTTTGTTTCGACTAATGCAAAGTGATAAAACAGGATACTTAACAATGTCGCGGCGAAGAAGAAGGCAAAAACCCATCCGACGCCAATTTTTGCCGATACCACCGGAAACAACAGGGCAATCACAAAGTTGAAAAACCAGTGAGAGAAAGATCCGATGGCTGCTCCACGTGAACGAACATTGTTGGGGAACATTTCCGACAGGATAACCCAAATAACGGCTCCTTGTGAGAACGCGAAAAACGCAATGTACCCAACAAGGTATGCCAACAACTGGTATCCTGCATAATTGCCGGTAATGTACGACCAGGCAAATAGTCCGAGAAATACAGACATACCGGTAGCCCCCACATAAAGCAGGAATTTACGCCCGAACCGATCGATAAAAATCATGGCAACAATGGTAAAGACCAGGTTAGTTACTCCAATCAACACCGACTGGTACATGGCGGATTCGGCGGAGAAACCGGCAACCCGGAAGATATCTGTCGAGTAATACATGATGACATTGATTCCGGCCATTTGGTTAAACATCCCGACGGCAATGCCAATCAGCACCAGTTTCAGATAGGGTGGCTTGAACATGAAAGAGTATTTCTTCATTACCTCCTGGTTGAGCGAATCTTTGATTTGGTGCATCAAAACCTCAGCATTTTCGTAAGGGTTCACTTTCCGGATAACAGTGAGTGCTTCTTCGATTCGGTTCATTTTAACCAGCCAGCGCGGACTCCTGTCGATAAAGAATAGTAGAAGGAAATAAACGCCTGAAGGGATGGTCCCGGCCAGAAACATCCAACGCCAGTTGCTGTGCCCAATGCTGTCGATAATGTAGTTGGAGAAAAATGCCATCAAAATACCGGAAACAATTGCCAGCTGGTTAGTGGCAACCAGACGTCCGCGCAGTTTGGGCGGGGCAATTTCCGAGATATACATGGGAGTTAGCACCGATGCGCCACCTACCGCAATTCCGCCAATTAAACGGGCCGTAATGAAAACGGTCAGGTTGGTAGCCAATCCGGCACCAATCATCGAAAGGAGAAACATAACAGCCATTAGTTTCAGCATCTGCCGACGGCCAAAAATATCGCCGGGTTTCCCAACGAAAAGTGCTCCAATGATACAGCCAACCAGGGCCATACTCACGACCACACCTTTCATCGCTTCGGAAAAGCCAAAGAACTGCTGCACATAAAAAATTGTTCCGTTGATGACGGCAGTCTCGAATCCAAACATCAGTCCGCCCAGGGCTGCCACAAAGGTGACGAAGTACAAGTGATTTCTCATGATTCGGATAGATCTATTGATTAAGCGCCTCAATATAATGATTTTCTGTACAATGGGCAGAACACTTTGATGGGATTGATTTTCAGATGAATGATTATTGCAAAAGAAAAACCTGCCTCAATTGAAGCAGGTTTTATTTCATCCGAAAGGATTAACTATTTTATTGCGGGTAATCTTCCACTTCTTCATCGCAATGCCATTCTTCCGGGCAAAATCTTTCCGTTTCCGAGAAGAAAAAAGCAGCTTCTTTAACCGCATTTTCGTCACTGTCGGAACCATGAACAGCATTGTGCGAAAGCGACTCGGCAAATAATTTTCGTATGGTACCTTCGCTGGCTTTTCCCGGATCGGTGTTGCCGATGAGTTTCCGGAATTCAGCCACAGCATTGTCTTTCCTTAGGATGGCAGCCACGATGGGACCAGAAGACATGTAGTTGACTAGGCCATCGTAAAAGGGTTTTCCTCTGTGGACTTCATAAAATTTGGCGGCTTGCCTTGCCGATAATTTCGTTAATTTAAGCGCTTCCACTTTGAAACCATGTTCCGTAATCATGCCGAGAATGGGCCCCATCAGGTTACGGCGAACGGCTCCGGGTTTAATCATCGTTAGCGTTGTATTTCCAGCCATGTTGATAAATTTAGTTGCAAACAGAAACATCCGTTGGACCGATGAGTTCATCGGGGTTGTTTGTTTATAACGGATGGCAAACAGTATTTTTGTGCGAAAATCACATAGATTTCTCTTCAATCAAAATTAGGAAATTGAATAGACTGACCGCTAATAATTAGTTGCTGTTAAACATCGTATCAGTTTTTTCTGAAATTGGATCCGTCTCAGGCTTTATAATTTCTTCCGGTAAAGGGACAGGGAAATAATTAAAAATGTTCAGGTGCGAAACAACCAATATTCCTATCTTTGCATCTTACGTTTAAAAAGCGATCAATTTTGAGAAAATTATCCCCCGAAACTATAGCGAAAGTAAAAGAAGCGCTGAGTGAAAATGTCCGGAACATTGTTATCATACCACATGTGAATCCGGATGGTGATGCTGTTGGTTCAAGTTTGGGGTTGTGGCGGGTGCTGAAGAAAGCCGGATATGCACCAACGGTTATTTCGCCGACAGATTATCCTGCCTTTTTGAAGTGGGTGAACGGAACGGATGAAGTGAAGGTGTTCGAGCATGG
Encoded proteins:
- the recQ gene encoding DNA helicase RecQ — translated: MIHETLRKYFGYETFRPLQEEIIQAILDGSDCLAIMPTGGGKSLCFQLPALVQKGTAIVISPLISLMKDQVDALRANGIGAAYLNSTISASESVQIFRDVISAKIKLLYVSPEKLLSQDFYRQIKTIDISLFAVDEAHCISQWGHDFRPEYTQLNFLSREFKVPIIALTATADRITRNDIIRQLGLRKPQTFISSFDRENLSITVLPGREKYENIKRFVGKRKNQAGIIYCLSRKQTEQLANNLNSEGLDAVSYHAGMKGSERQAAQDDFINDRVQIVCATVAFGMGIDKPNVRWVIHYNLPKNLESYYQEIGRAGRDGLPADTLLFYSYRDVLTLKRFIEESNQKDLLTRKLERMQQFADARTCRRRVLLNYFNEGYDKDCGNCDVCQNPPEVFDGTVIAQKALSAIARVKEQISSGLLIDILRGSARKELVDNGWSEIKTYGAGRDISYRDWQEYLLQMLNIGLFEVAYNDGNKLKLTSLSRDVLFDGKKINLVSPEEAENRWKQQQEKKQPQSKVEELDNALFEHLRSVRKNLATERNVPPYIIFSDATLKQMATTKPTTEFAMRQISGVGEFKYEQFGIIFIRAIMDFNQFGNTNDKKAANRYQTTYNFLKKGYTPEEIAERLNLNIVTVCSHLAYLYQSDYDISLQEFLEKEELQKIEEALRTPGLKHELKPIYEHLNGKIPYHKIRLGLSIAKKEQY
- a CDS encoding sugar porter family MFS transporter, with the protein product MRNHLYFVTFVAALGGLMFGFETAVINGTIFYVQQFFGFSEAMKGVVVSMALVGCIIGALFVGKPGDIFGRRQMLKLMAVMFLLSMIGAGLATNLTVFITARLIGGIAVGGASVLTPMYISEIAPPKLRGRLVATNQLAIVSGILMAFFSNYIIDSIGHSNWRWMFLAGTIPSGVYFLLLFFIDRSPRWLVKMNRIEEALTVIRKVNPYENAEVLMHQIKDSLNQEVMKKYSFMFKPPYLKLVLIGIAVGMFNQMAGINVIMYYSTDIFRVAGFSAESAMYQSVLIGVTNLVFTIVAMIFIDRFGRKFLLYVGATGMSVFLGLFAWSYITGNYAGYQLLAYLVGYIAFFAFSQGAVIWVILSEMFPNNVRSRGAAIGSFSHWFFNFVIALLFPVVSAKIGVGWVFAFFFAATLLSILFYHFALVETKGKSLEELEIETIGRKVSS
- the ndk gene encoding nucleoside-diphosphate kinase, which gives rise to MNSSVQRMFLFATKFINMAGNTTLTMIKPGAVRRNLMGPILGMITEHGFKVEALKLTKLSARQAAKFYEVHRGKPFYDGLVNYMSSGPIVAAILRKDNAVAEFRKLIGNTDPGKASEGTIRKLFAESLSHNAVHGSDSDENAVKEAAFFFSETERFCPEEWHCDEEVEDYPQ